In Polaromonas sp. JS666, one genomic interval encodes:
- the tolB gene encoding Tol-Pal system beta propeller repeat protein TolB, which yields MSITPSLSRRTVMSLLAAGLSPAFAQFRVEVSGVGLTQLPIAIASFRGEVQAPQKIGNIVRADLERSGMFRPVDTAGIVADENTRPDLAIWRQKGADAMVTGSVSPLADGRFDVRLRLWDIVRGQDLGGQSYTVAQADLRLSAHRISDFVYEKLTGEKGIFSTRIAYVTKTAQRFNLWVADSDGEGAQSALTSPEPIISPSWSPNGSQLAYVSFESRKPVIYAHDVATGKRRLLANFRGSNSAPAWSPDGKQLVATLSRDGGSQIYALGLSGGDPKRLTQSSSIDTEPAYSPDGRYIYFVSDRGGAPQIYRMSPGGGNPERVTFTGGYNISPAISPDGRWLAYVSRVGGAFKLHVMELASGTATPITDTTADESPSFAPNSRLIVYATQQQGREALMTTTLDGKIKARLSGAGGDIREPDWGPFQR from the coding sequence ATGAGCATCACACCATCACTGAGCCGTCGCACCGTCATGAGTCTGCTGGCGGCGGGCTTGTCGCCGGCATTTGCGCAGTTCCGCGTGGAGGTGTCGGGCGTGGGCCTGACGCAATTGCCAATTGCCATCGCTTCCTTCCGGGGGGAGGTGCAGGCGCCGCAAAAAATTGGCAACATTGTCAGGGCCGATCTTGAACGCAGTGGCATGTTTCGCCCGGTCGACACCGCGGGCATCGTGGCAGACGAAAACACCCGGCCAGACCTCGCAATCTGGCGGCAAAAGGGCGCGGATGCGATGGTGACGGGCAGTGTCTCGCCCCTGGCCGACGGACGATTTGATGTGCGGCTTCGCCTGTGGGATATCGTGCGGGGCCAGGACCTCGGAGGGCAGAGCTATACCGTGGCCCAAGCTGATTTGCGCCTGTCTGCCCATCGGATTTCTGATTTTGTGTACGAGAAACTCACGGGTGAAAAAGGCATCTTTTCAACGCGAATTGCCTATGTCACCAAAACGGCCCAACGCTTTAACCTCTGGGTGGCCGATTCGGATGGCGAAGGCGCCCAGTCTGCCCTCACCAGCCCCGAGCCCATCATCTCGCCTTCCTGGTCGCCCAATGGCTCCCAGCTGGCTTATGTTTCCTTCGAATCCCGCAAGCCGGTCATTTATGCGCATGATGTCGCCACCGGAAAGCGGCGCCTGCTTGCCAATTTCAGGGGCTCCAACAGCGCACCAGCCTGGTCACCCGATGGCAAGCAACTGGTTGCCACGCTGAGCCGGGACGGCGGCTCGCAGATATACGCCCTGGGGCTCAGTGGCGGCGACCCCAAGCGCTTGACCCAGTCATCCAGCATTGATACCGAGCCGGCTTATTCGCCCGATGGGCGATATATCTATTTCGTCAGCGACCGCGGCGGCGCTCCGCAAATCTACCGCATGAGTCCCGGCGGTGGAAATCCGGAACGCGTGACGTTTACGGGCGGTTACAACATCTCCCCTGCGATCAGCCCTGATGGGCGTTGGCTGGCCTATGTTTCGAGGGTTGGCGGCGCCTTCAAGCTGCACGTGATGGAACTTGCCAGCGGAACGGCCACTCCTATTACCGACACCACGGCCGATGAAAGCCCGAGCTTCGCGCCCAACAGCCGCTTGATCGTGTACGCGACCCAGCAGCAGGGCCGGGAAGCACTGATGACCACGACGCTGGACGGCAAGATCAAGGCCAGGTTATCCGGCGCCGGCGGCGACATCCGTGAGCCCGACTGGGGACCTTTCCAGCGGTGA
- the ybgF gene encoding tol-pal system protein YbgF yields MFRFAASVAACLLAFNAHAALFEDDEARRAILDLRQKVDASQQRTADDLRRANDDNAQLRRSLLELSNQIEALRNEMAGMRGQNERLARDVADIQRNQKDITQGVDERLRKFEPTKISVDGKEFVAEPAEKQEFEAALATLRKGDFAAAQTSFVAFMKRYPQSGYTSSALFWLGNAQYALRNYRDAVANFRTLVTLEPGHMRAPEALLSMANCQVELKDVKSARKTLEDLVKAYPQSEAASVAKERLVRLK; encoded by the coding sequence ATGTTCAGATTTGCGGCGTCTGTTGCGGCCTGCCTGCTGGCATTCAATGCGCACGCCGCGCTTTTCGAAGACGATGAGGCGCGCAGGGCCATCCTGGATTTGCGGCAAAAAGTCGACGCTTCGCAGCAGCGCACGGCTGATGACCTGCGCAGGGCCAATGATGACAATGCCCAGTTGCGTCGCAGCCTGCTTGAGCTTTCCAACCAGATCGAGGCCCTGCGCAACGAGATGGCCGGCATGCGCGGACAGAACGAGAGGCTGGCCCGGGACGTTGCCGATATTCAGCGCAACCAGAAGGACATTACGCAGGGCGTTGACGAGCGGCTGCGAAAGTTTGAACCCACCAAGATATCCGTGGACGGCAAGGAGTTTGTGGCGGAGCCGGCTGAAAAGCAGGAGTTCGAGGCGGCGCTTGCCACCTTGCGCAAAGGTGACTTTGCTGCCGCTCAAACCAGTTTTGTGGCCTTCATGAAACGCTACCCGCAAAGCGGCTACACCTCTTCGGCGCTGTTCTGGCTGGGTAATGCCCAGTACGCTTTGCGCAACTATCGGGATGCGGTGGCCAATTTCCGCACCCTGGTGACACTCGAACCCGGTCACATGCGTGCGCCGGAAGCGCTGTTGTCGATGGCCAATTGCCAGGTTGAACTCAAGGATGTCAAGTCAGCGCGCAAGACGCTGGAAGACCTCGTCAAGGCCTATCCGCAATCAGAAGCCGCGTCGGTTGCCAAGGAGCGCCTGGTTCGGCTCAAGTAG
- a CDS encoding glycosyltransferase family 9 protein, translating into MLQMIPKWRAFIDHWLQKQAQVCVTQPLSKTVSANDKAYFAHIGVRKLAWRQLRHALYFKLSGHGKRCFRKIPAHWKRGLWLYKGIPQIGDALMDLAPRSLLRDQGLSIDLLTDEHIAATFDGDPWFENVLSSSEAINSQNYDFVIVPSHKRRSLHHKSDAFSPSPWISVHGFYTGPEFHRGEFATQRLLDALGVALPADVFSQHSRQKLKPLGTPEKRTSSVLKIAFAVGGVDPLRSYTHWDTLAHHLSKLIDLEITLVGSENGLGFAKAFEESWRGLVNNAVNQTSLAQCRQLINEQDVLVACDGGLMHLGVTTHVKLISLFTSAVDPQWRLPRDRLSSALQAPTNSVNSIAPSDIAHQVIEAMRFLDR; encoded by the coding sequence ATGCTGCAAATGATTCCCAAGTGGCGCGCCTTTATCGACCATTGGCTGCAAAAGCAGGCTCAAGTATGCGTAACACAGCCGCTCAGCAAAACTGTCAGTGCTAACGACAAGGCCTACTTTGCACATATCGGAGTTCGTAAATTAGCATGGCGCCAGTTGCGTCACGCGCTATATTTCAAGCTTTCTGGCCACGGAAAAAGATGTTTCCGCAAGATTCCAGCTCATTGGAAGCGTGGCTTGTGGCTGTACAAAGGAATTCCGCAAATCGGTGATGCATTGATGGACCTTGCCCCGCGCAGCCTGCTGCGCGATCAGGGCTTGTCTATTGACTTGTTGACTGATGAGCACATCGCTGCGACGTTCGATGGCGACCCGTGGTTTGAAAATGTGCTCAGTTCGAGTGAAGCAATCAATTCACAAAACTACGATTTCGTGATTGTCCCGAGCCACAAAAGGCGCTCTCTGCACCATAAGAGCGATGCTTTTAGCCCGAGTCCGTGGATCTCAGTACATGGGTTTTACACCGGGCCCGAATTCCATCGAGGTGAGTTTGCAACTCAACGATTGCTTGATGCTTTGGGTGTAGCACTACCCGCCGATGTGTTTTCTCAACATAGTCGGCAAAAGCTCAAACCACTGGGGACGCCGGAAAAGCGGACCAGTTCAGTGCTCAAGATTGCATTTGCGGTGGGCGGTGTAGATCCGCTTAGAAGCTATACGCACTGGGATACGCTGGCGCATCATCTCAGCAAGCTTATTGATCTGGAGATCACACTCGTTGGATCTGAAAATGGCCTTGGATTCGCGAAAGCGTTTGAAGAGAGCTGGCGTGGTCTTGTGAACAACGCTGTCAATCAAACCAGCCTGGCTCAATGTCGGCAGTTGATCAATGAACAAGATGTGTTGGTTGCTTGCGATGGCGGTTTGATGCATCTGGGAGTTACCACCCACGTCAAACTTATTTCTCTGTTTACCTCCGCTGTCGATCCGCAGTGGCGTCTGCCCCGCGATAGACTATCGAGCGCACTGCAAGCCCCAACGAACAGCGTAAATTCAATTGCCCCATCAGATATTGCACACCAGGTGATCGAAGCCATGCGCTTTTTAGACCGGTGA
- a CDS encoding glycosyltransferase family 4 protein, with protein MSLPSLSPVEHSGLARQKLRIAVLNRTFSSTGGGAERYSIALVEQLSAAHEVHVFAQEIDHHWPGVSYHRISAPLRKPRWVNQLWFATATWWATRRGFDVVHSHENTWHGNVQTVHVLPVKYNLLHGISGWRLLLRWIKVVTSPRLLTYLGLERLRYVARPGRQVVVTSGSLQAIMAASYPACKEMVSVVTPGITMPAQAVTPALKREARALLGLPAQARCLLFAGNDYRKKGLQALLEAMVHLPSDVVLAVVGNPAHIPAFRVQAEACKLGARVFFLGSLKDVGPAYTAVDGLVHPTLEDTFAMVVLEAMAYGLPVVVSGPRYCGISGLLQDGVNAMILEDPRDANKLAQLIQQVLGQPALQGRLMQGATEFARHYQWREIALQQEALYFAALAASKAAGSAQ; from the coding sequence ATTCCATCGCGCTGGTCGAGCAATTGTCTGCCGCGCATGAGGTGCATGTGTTTGCCCAGGAGATCGATCACCACTGGCCGGGCGTCAGTTACCACCGTATTTCTGCGCCTTTGCGCAAGCCCCGCTGGGTCAACCAGTTGTGGTTTGCCACGGCCACCTGGTGGGCCACGCGGCGCGGCTTTGATGTGGTGCATTCCCATGAAAACACCTGGCATGGAAACGTCCAGACGGTTCACGTGTTGCCGGTCAAATACAACCTGCTCCATGGGATCAGCGGCTGGCGCCTGCTGCTGCGGTGGATCAAGGTCGTGACCAGCCCGCGTTTACTGACGTATCTAGGGCTGGAGCGCTTGCGGTATGTGGCCCGCCCCGGCCGTCAGGTAGTGGTGACCTCTGGCAGCCTGCAGGCCATCATGGCCGCCAGCTATCCGGCCTGCAAGGAAATGGTCTCTGTTGTCACGCCGGGCATCACGATGCCGGCGCAAGCTGTGACGCCCGCGCTAAAGCGGGAGGCGCGGGCGCTGCTGGGCTTGCCGGCGCAAGCGCGCTGCCTGCTGTTTGCAGGCAACGATTACCGCAAAAAAGGCTTGCAGGCCCTGCTGGAAGCGATGGTGCACCTGCCTTCCGATGTGGTGCTGGCGGTGGTCGGCAACCCGGCGCATATTCCAGCGTTCAGGGTGCAGGCCGAGGCCTGCAAGCTGGGTGCGCGGGTCTTTTTCCTGGGCTCGCTGAAGGATGTTGGGCCTGCCTACACAGCCGTGGATGGCCTGGTGCATCCAACGCTGGAAGATACCTTTGCCATGGTGGTGTTGGAGGCCATGGCATATGGCCTGCCTGTGGTGGTCAGCGGCCCTCGCTATTGCGGTATTTCCGGGCTGCTGCAGGACGGCGTTAATGCCATGATTCTTGAGGATCCCCGGGATGCCAACAAGTTGGCGCAGCTCATTCAGCAGGTGCTGGGCCAGCCAGCACTTCAAGGCCGGTTGATGCAGGGTGCCACCGAGTTCGCCAGGCATTACCAGTGGCGCGAGATCGCCTTACAGCAGGAAGCACTGTATTTTGCGGCGCTGGCCGCCTCGAAAGCGGCCGGCAGCGCGCAATAG
- a CDS encoding YeeE/YedE family protein encodes MDTSGSAVLGTLTTQVLWSGFILSMLFGAIAQRTHFCTMGAVSDIVNMGDWTRMRMWGMAIGVAMIGFFGMAAAGLIDPAKTLYASNRFIWLSALIGGAMFGFGMALSSGCGSKTLVRIGGGSLKSLVVFTVMGIAAFATLKGITAVVRVATIDRVAVEFTANAAVPTWVAGAFGVAPAVAGLGLALLIGLSLIVWALRGADFRRLDPLLGGLGIGAVIAGMWWVSGGLGYVAEHPDTLQEAFIATNSGRAEALSFVSPVAYTLDWLMFFSDKSKVLTLGIVSVFGVVVGSAVYSLFSRNFRWEGFRDVRDTANHLAGAILMGVGGVCAMGCTVGQGLSGISTLSATSFVALAAILAGCAGGLKYQIWQLERSL; translated from the coding sequence ATGGATACTTCCGGATCTGCCGTGCTCGGCACCCTCACCACCCAGGTTCTCTGGTCTGGTTTCATTCTCTCGATGCTGTTTGGTGCCATTGCGCAGCGTACCCACTTTTGCACCATGGGCGCTGTCAGCGACATCGTGAACATGGGGGACTGGACGCGCATGCGCATGTGGGGCATGGCGATCGGTGTGGCCATGATCGGTTTCTTCGGGATGGCTGCCGCGGGCCTCATTGACCCGGCTAAAACGCTGTACGCGTCCAACCGCTTTATCTGGCTCTCCGCGCTCATCGGCGGCGCCATGTTCGGTTTCGGCATGGCCCTGTCTTCCGGATGCGGCAGCAAGACACTGGTGCGGATCGGGGGCGGCAGTCTCAAATCGCTGGTGGTTTTCACCGTCATGGGCATCGCCGCTTTTGCGACGCTCAAAGGCATTACCGCTGTGGTTCGCGTGGCCACGATAGACAGAGTGGCCGTCGAGTTCACGGCCAATGCAGCTGTGCCCACCTGGGTGGCCGGCGCGTTCGGTGTGGCGCCTGCTGTGGCTGGCCTGGGGCTGGCCCTGCTGATTGGCTTGAGCCTGATTGTCTGGGCATTGCGCGGCGCAGATTTCCGCCGTCTCGACCCGCTGTTGGGCGGTCTGGGCATCGGTGCCGTCATCGCCGGCATGTGGTGGGTCAGTGGCGGCCTTGGTTATGTGGCCGAGCATCCTGACACCCTGCAGGAGGCCTTTATCGCCACCAACTCCGGCAGGGCTGAAGCCCTGAGCTTTGTCTCGCCGGTGGCTTACACGCTGGACTGGCTCATGTTTTTCAGCGACAAGAGCAAGGTCCTCACGCTGGGCATCGTGTCGGTGTTCGGCGTCGTGGTGGGCTCTGCCGTGTATTCGCTGTTTTCGCGCAACTTTCGCTGGGAAGGTTTCCGTGATGTGCGGGACACCGCCAACCATCTGGCAGGTGCCATCTTGATGGGGGTGGGGGGCGTGTGCGCCATGGGCTGCACGGTGGGGCAGGGCCTGTCGGGAATCTCGACGCTGAGTGCCACGAGTTTTGTCGCACTGGCTGCCATATTGGCTGGTTGCGCGGGCGGACTGAAGTACCAGATCTGGCAGCTTGAGCGCTCGCTCTGA
- a CDS encoding O-antigen ligase family protein gives MTLLQSNLEISRTNLIKQTANVRLAVICLAAASVGLSMAVISISKLLLFIFAAATLLFFERRSVGSPALARTYTPTAVLVVLLAFTISLFWTTAPSADAMGSIAKYGKLLLIVLMMTLIQDRREAMYALGAFVLAQLFLMLSSWMLFIHLPVPWATSRMALKEFAVFSSYLDQGIIGAVLAAICWHLRHLAPGRFGPHFAVLAALAYLCNVLFVLNGRSGHLVAIAMLSLAIMWELPKRYRAAVVLLPFVLVGALFLSSHKVRDRLIMMKMEVESHSAHAQPNTSSGLRLHFWMNSIQMIARHPVAGSGVGSWSTEYNRIQRDLDPAHKDIAGNFNPHQEFLLWAVQLGIPGLLLLCGLMLAMIRDSWTMEKPYARVVQSTVVALAVACLFNASIYDALIGDFFAVTLGLLLALGLTANASKPSAMSAQPGAI, from the coding sequence GTGACACTCCTCCAATCAAATCTTGAAATATCCCGTACTAATTTGATTAAGCAGACCGCCAATGTTCGACTCGCCGTGATTTGCCTGGCCGCTGCATCGGTGGGTTTGTCAATGGCGGTCATCAGCATTTCCAAACTCTTGCTGTTCATCTTTGCGGCTGCGACTCTGCTGTTTTTCGAGCGCAGGTCGGTGGGCAGCCCAGCGCTTGCCAGAACATACACCCCTACAGCTGTTCTAGTAGTCCTTCTCGCATTCACTATAAGTCTGTTCTGGACGACTGCCCCGTCGGCAGATGCCATGGGATCGATAGCGAAGTACGGCAAGCTCCTCCTGATTGTGCTGATGATGACCTTGATCCAGGATCGGCGCGAGGCCATGTATGCGCTTGGCGCGTTTGTTCTAGCCCAATTGTTTCTCATGCTCAGTTCATGGATGCTGTTCATTCACCTGCCGGTTCCCTGGGCAACGTCCCGCATGGCGCTGAAAGAGTTCGCGGTGTTTTCAAGCTACCTCGATCAAGGCATCATAGGTGCCGTACTTGCAGCCATCTGCTGGCATCTGCGTCATCTCGCACCGGGTCGATTTGGCCCGCACTTCGCGGTTCTCGCGGCTCTGGCTTATTTGTGCAATGTGCTCTTTGTTCTGAACGGACGAAGCGGACACTTGGTCGCCATTGCCATGCTGTCCCTTGCGATCATGTGGGAACTTCCGAAGCGATACCGCGCAGCCGTCGTCCTGTTGCCGTTTGTCCTGGTTGGGGCTCTGTTTCTTAGCTCGCACAAAGTGCGCGATCGATTAATCATGATGAAGATGGAAGTGGAGTCGCATTCAGCACACGCTCAACCCAATACGTCGTCGGGTCTCCGGCTCCATTTTTGGATGAACTCTATTCAAATGATTGCCCGGCATCCGGTTGCTGGATCGGGGGTTGGTAGCTGGAGCACCGAATACAACCGCATCCAACGCGATCTTGATCCGGCGCATAAAGATATAGCAGGCAACTTTAACCCGCATCAGGAATTTCTCTTGTGGGCGGTTCAATTGGGAATTCCGGGTCTTCTGCTTCTTTGCGGTTTAATGCTGGCGATGATTCGGGATTCGTGGACTATGGAGAAACCCTATGCGCGAGTCGTGCAATCCACCGTAGTGGCTTTGGCCGTCGCCTGCCTTTTCAACGCAAGCATTTACGACGCCCTGATAGGCGATTTTTTTGCTGTGACGCTCGGCTTATTGCTGGCTCTGGGACTCACTGCCAACGCAAGTAAGCCCTCCGCCATGTCCGCTCAACCCGGGGCGATATGA
- a CDS encoding glycosyltransferase family 2 protein produces MASLSIIVITKNEAHNIEACLRSVSFADQIVVLDSGSTDQTVEIARGLGATVTVNSDWQGFGIQKNRALALAGSDWVLSIDADEWVPEELAAEIQSAMKSPRFDVYSFPRLSSYCGQYMRHSGWYPDRVTRLFRPQFAKFSDDLVHEKIVTTSPVGQLHSALHHESYRSLETVLDKANRYSTDGAQMLKNKGRASSLGTAVVHGVWAFIRTYFLRLGFLDGQLGLVLAISIAEETYYRYLKLWLSQRREGGSPVGR; encoded by the coding sequence TTGGCAAGCTTGTCCATAATAGTTATAACGAAAAACGAAGCCCATAACATTGAAGCTTGCCTTCGCTCTGTTTCTTTCGCAGACCAGATCGTTGTGCTGGATTCTGGCAGTACAGACCAAACCGTCGAGATCGCGCGCGGCCTGGGGGCTACGGTGACCGTTAATTCGGACTGGCAGGGGTTCGGAATTCAGAAAAATCGAGCCCTTGCATTGGCTGGGTCCGATTGGGTGCTTTCAATTGATGCGGACGAATGGGTCCCTGAGGAGTTGGCTGCGGAAATACAGTCGGCCATGAAATCCCCACGGTTTGATGTTTATTCTTTCCCTCGCCTCTCAAGCTATTGCGGCCAGTACATGCGCCACTCTGGTTGGTATCCTGACCGTGTAACGCGTTTGTTTCGCCCTCAATTCGCCAAGTTTTCAGACGATTTGGTTCACGAAAAGATCGTGACCACAAGTCCGGTGGGGCAGCTTCACTCTGCTCTGCACCATGAAAGTTATCGTAGCCTGGAGACTGTGCTGGACAAGGCCAATCGATACTCCACGGATGGGGCTCAGATGTTGAAAAACAAAGGGCGTGCTTCGTCTTTGGGGACGGCGGTGGTGCACGGCGTATGGGCTTTTATACGAACTTACTTCTTGCGGCTCGGGTTTCTCGACGGGCAGCTGGGTCTGGTTCTTGCGATCTCCATAGCCGAAGAAACCTATTATCGATACCTCAAGTTATGGTTGTCCCAACGCCGTGAAGGTGGTAGCCCGGTTGGACGATAA
- the pal gene encoding peptidoglycan-associated lipoprotein Pal — translation MKLKRVLFSIFSSLALAATLVACGSNVKLSDVPVEDRTASAKPSGDAGASSSRGVAPVQIGGTDVSGAGPANTARVIYFDFDSYVIKPEFQGIVEAHARYLTANKARKMAIEGHTDERGGREYNLALGQRRSEAVRRALGLLGVADAQVEAVSFGKEKPAATGSDEDSMAKNRRAEINYR, via the coding sequence ATGAAGCTGAAGCGCGTTCTCTTTTCCATCTTCTCCTCCCTGGCTCTTGCTGCCACGCTGGTGGCCTGCGGCTCCAATGTCAAGCTCAGTGATGTGCCGGTGGAAGACAGGACAGCCAGTGCCAAGCCGTCTGGCGATGCGGGTGCCTCCTCCAGCAGGGGAGTCGCACCGGTGCAAATTGGCGGCACGGATGTGTCGGGCGCGGGGCCTGCCAATACGGCGAGAGTTATTTACTTTGATTTCGACAGCTACGTCATCAAACCCGAATTCCAGGGGATCGTTGAGGCCCATGCACGCTATCTGACGGCCAACAAGGCCCGCAAGATGGCCATCGAAGGACACACCGACGAGCGCGGTGGCCGCGAATACAACCTCGCGCTGGGGCAGAGACGCTCTGAAGCCGTACGCCGCGCGCTGGGACTTCTGGGTGTTGCTGATGCGCAGGTGGAGGCCGTGAGTTTTGGCAAGGAAAAACCTGCCGCCACGGGCTCGGACGAAGATTCCATGGCGAAAAATCGTCGCGCCGAGATCAACTACCGCTAA
- the msbA gene encoding lipid A export permease/ATP-binding protein MsbA — protein MTQLSEPVPVSLAARRSLWQRVARVWPYFSGSRAGWALAIGATIVASATEPFVPALLKPLLDRGFQRDSFNLWLVPLALMLLFTVRGLSGFLAQFALAKVTNDGLLKLRGAMFDKLLSARLTLFADQSSSAIANTVVYEVFNGSSMLINAIMKLARDVLTLLALIGYLVYLNWKLMLVVALLFPAVAFVIQVLSKRLYRLTKESQTATDDLAYVVEENVMAHRDVRLHGAQAGQASRFNHLSNSLRRLSMKSTAAYAGMSAITQVLAAMALSAVISIALLQSAENTTTVGGFVAFVTAMLLLIAPVKSLSDAATPVTRGLAALERGLDLMNLTPDESGGSFVKARAHGDIEFADVSVIYKADAAAALDQFSLSIKAGETLAIVGASGSGKTTLVNLLPRFVEMSSGNIYLDGQDLRAWNLASLRAQFAFVSQHVVMLNNSIAVNVALGQPVDRARVTECLAAANLSGLLAELPGGIDTILGHNAMQLSGGQRQRLAIARALYKNAPILVLDEATSALDTESELAVQEAIKRLTASRTSLVIAHRLSTVQHADRIIMMEAGRMIESGTHAELLARNGAYAHLYRLGFRNT, from the coding sequence ATGACGCAGCTGTCAGAGCCCGTACCCGTTAGCTTAGCCGCCAGGCGATCCTTGTGGCAAAGGGTCGCGCGCGTCTGGCCCTATTTCAGCGGCTCGCGGGCAGGCTGGGCGCTGGCAATTGGTGCGACCATTGTTGCCTCCGCAACCGAGCCCTTTGTACCCGCGCTGCTCAAACCGCTGCTCGACCGTGGCTTTCAGAGGGATTCCTTCAACCTCTGGCTGGTGCCGCTTGCGCTGATGCTGCTGTTCACCGTGCGCGGGTTGTCCGGGTTTTTGGCCCAGTTTGCGCTGGCCAAAGTCACCAATGACGGCTTGCTCAAGCTGCGGGGAGCCATGTTTGACAAACTGCTGAGCGCACGGCTCACCCTGTTTGCCGACCAAAGCTCCAGCGCCATCGCCAATACAGTGGTCTATGAGGTCTTCAACGGCTCCTCGATGTTGATCAACGCCATCATGAAGCTGGCGCGGGATGTGCTGACCCTGCTGGCATTGATTGGCTATCTGGTCTACCTCAACTGGAAGCTGATGCTGGTAGTCGCGTTGCTGTTTCCGGCCGTGGCATTTGTCATCCAGGTGTTGTCCAAGCGCCTCTACCGACTCACCAAGGAAAGCCAGACCGCTACGGACGATCTCGCGTATGTGGTCGAAGAAAACGTCATGGCGCACCGCGATGTCCGCCTGCATGGCGCGCAGGCCGGCCAGGCCAGCCGCTTCAATCATCTCAGCAACTCGCTGCGCCGTCTCTCGATGAAATCCACCGCCGCCTATGCGGGCATGAGCGCGATCACCCAGGTGCTGGCCGCAATGGCCCTGTCGGCAGTCATTTCCATTGCCTTGCTGCAGAGCGCCGAAAATACCACGACCGTCGGCGGGTTCGTGGCCTTTGTGACGGCCATGCTGCTGCTGATTGCCCCCGTCAAAAGCCTGTCGGATGCTGCCACGCCGGTGACCCGCGGATTGGCCGCGCTCGAGCGCGGCCTTGACCTGATGAATCTGACGCCTGACGAAAGCGGCGGCTCGTTTGTCAAGGCCAGGGCGCATGGCGACATTGAGTTTGCCGATGTCAGCGTCATCTACAAAGCCGACGCCGCTGCAGCCCTTGACCAGTTCAGCCTTTCCATCAAGGCGGGAGAAACGCTCGCCATCGTGGGCGCATCCGGCTCCGGCAAGACGACCCTGGTGAATCTGCTGCCCCGATTTGTCGAAATGAGTTCGGGCAATATCTACCTCGATGGTCAGGACCTTCGTGCGTGGAACCTGGCGTCGCTGCGTGCGCAGTTTGCATTTGTGAGCCAGCATGTCGTGATGCTCAACAACAGCATCGCCGTGAACGTCGCGCTGGGCCAGCCCGTTGACCGAGCCCGGGTGACCGAATGCCTGGCCGCAGCCAATCTGTCCGGGCTACTGGCCGAATTGCCAGGCGGCATCGACACAATTCTTGGCCATAACGCCATGCAGCTGTCGGGTGGCCAGCGCCAGCGGCTGGCTATTGCACGCGCCCTTTATAAAAACGCGCCCATTCTGGTGCTGGACGAGGCTACGTCGGCGCTGGATACCGAATCAGAACTGGCTGTGCAGGAAGCGATCAAACGGCTCACCGCCAGCCGCACCTCGCTGGTCATTGCTCATCGACTGTCCACGGTGCAGCATGCCGACCGCATCATCATGATGGAGGCCGGTCGAATGATCGAATCCGGCACCCATGCGGAGCTGCTGGCCAGAAACGGGGCCTACGCTCACCTTTACCGGCTTGGTTTCCGGAATACCTGA
- a CDS encoding glycosyl transferase, whose amino-acid sequence MSVSISGFTFIRNGVDLGFPFEASIRSLLPLVDEFVVAVGQGADDTLARVRAIADPKIRIVETRWNERMADRGFVYAQQKMIAQYSCTGDWAFYLEGDEVVHEGELAAIRASVERHHTNPAVEALVFDYLHFYGSPDWISISPGWYRRECRLIRNTIRSYAPDGQYWLVTTDHKRGRNPRAALANAHIYHYGWIRRNEEMQKKLDHVSKYWGEETAAQITYSQFDRRALRPFTGTHPLAVQEWLATEAEPELNIDPGYRPTPKENKYHFMRQLETLTGLDFSRKHFKLVA is encoded by the coding sequence ATGAGTGTTTCAATCAGCGGCTTCACCTTCATTCGCAACGGCGTAGACCTCGGCTTCCCTTTCGAGGCGTCCATACGCTCCCTGCTGCCGCTCGTCGATGAATTTGTTGTGGCCGTTGGCCAGGGCGCCGACGACACGCTGGCACGCGTGCGGGCCATTGCAGACCCAAAGATACGAATCGTCGAGACCCGGTGGAACGAACGCATGGCCGACCGCGGGTTTGTCTATGCACAACAGAAAATGATTGCCCAGTACTCTTGCACGGGCGACTGGGCGTTCTACCTCGAAGGCGATGAAGTCGTGCATGAGGGTGAGCTGGCTGCCATACGCGCCAGCGTGGAGCGCCATCACACCAACCCCGCCGTCGAAGCGCTGGTGTTTGACTACCTTCATTTTTACGGCTCACCCGACTGGATCTCCATCAGCCCGGGCTGGTACCGCCGCGAATGCCGCTTGATTCGCAACACCATTCGCAGCTACGCGCCCGATGGCCAGTACTGGCTGGTCACCACCGATCACAAGCGCGGTCGCAACCCGCGCGCCGCACTCGCCAATGCCCACATCTACCACTACGGGTGGATACGCCGCAACGAGGAGATGCAGAAAAAACTCGACCATGTGAGCAAGTACTGGGGCGAAGAGACTGCCGCGCAAATCACCTACAGCCAGTTTGACCGCCGTGCCCTCAGGCCGTTTACCGGCACACACCCCCTGGCCGTGCAGGAATGGCTGGCCACGGAGGCCGAGCCAGAGCTGAACATCGACCCTGGGTACAGGCCTACGCCCAAGGAAAACAAGTACCACTTCATGCGACAGCTTGAAACTCTGACCGGGCTGGATTTCAGCCGCAAGCATTTCAAGCTGGTGGCCTGA